The genomic stretch TAAGTGATAGTAGTGGTGCGTTCAATGTCGCAAGGATCAAGGCTCGCAGCGGCTATCCCAAGGGAGATTATCTGGCTCCTGGTGCTGGCGGTAAGAACATTGCGGTGGTGTGGATACACCTACGAACCAGACTGGGAACTATGTGGCTTTCACTAACCACGATGGTTCTTAGCACTGGAGCCGGATGTGCCATGTAGCCCAAGGGTTCGAAACATTGTGAAGGGACCTCGAGGTGGATCGTCAACGTATCTCAACCGGATCGGAACTCGAGCGAACAGCCGGATACTCCCGCGCTATGCGGGTAGGCAACATGGTGTTCGTCTCGGGCACGGCGGCCGTTGATCAGGGCGGCAACACCATTGCACCAGATGACGCGGAGACGCAAACGCGGGAGATCCTCAAGAAGATTGAGCGAGCGCTGCACGAGGCAGGCTCAAGGCTTGAGGATGTCGTCATGACCCGCATGTACGTGACCGATATTGCGCATGCGGGCGCGGCTGGCCGCGTCCACGGGGAATTCTTTGGTGAGATCAGGCCCGCATCATTACTTGTCGAGATTAGCGCTCTCGCTCGACCTGGACTAGTGGTCGAAATCGAGGCGCAGGCGGTTATCGAG from Thermomicrobiales bacterium encodes the following:
- a CDS encoding RidA family protein gives rise to the protein MDRQRISTGSELERTAGYSRAMRVGNMVFVSGTAAVDQGGNTIAPDDAETQTREILKKIERALHEAGSRLEDVVMTRMYVTDIAHAGAAGRVHGEFFGEIRPASLLVEISALARPGLVVEIEAQAVIEDR